The proteins below are encoded in one region of Thermosulfurimonas marina:
- the fliD gene encoding flagellar filament capping protein FliD: MAGEITLSNLTGQFDAAAFVDRIMQLKAQALKPLADEETIYQAQKEAVDGLLSAVDSFEGSLEGVTIPDLFAGREGVSSDPDVVTLSVTEEAPEVSFEVTVNRLAAKEMRLTTAGVSDLSTPLSAATFTLRYHLSDTSYEDYTIDFGGGTLEDLVAAINSAQSRVTASVYYDGSSYRLLLSETDEGASTVETDTVGGTYAIEIASGSLPAELGALDTAVLQEGRNAEIQIGSGSPVYSPTNTFTNLMTGVDLTAKAPGTARVEITEDYDQVTSFLNNFAQNFNALMDKIREVTDVDKGILLGEGFVNTLEGTLFDLLEPLREKGLVTYDPDAGHISVNTETLNRLLEEDPSEVQSALSTLTQGYTRYLSQESTFLQGLSNEYQEHLDDLTERAREMEERLAQERQALLYTYSKIEAFMNQAQNTIKRLQDYIVTLSEMYGGKK, from the coding sequence ATGGCCGGAGAAATCACCCTGAGCAACCTCACCGGGCAGTTCGACGCCGCGGCCTTCGTGGACCGCATCATGCAACTCAAGGCCCAGGCCCTGAAGCCCCTGGCCGACGAAGAGACCATCTATCAGGCCCAAAAGGAGGCCGTGGATGGTCTCCTTTCCGCGGTGGACTCCTTTGAGGGGAGCCTTGAGGGGGTGACCATACCCGATCTCTTTGCCGGACGGGAGGGGGTCTCCTCCGATCCGGATGTGGTGACCCTTTCGGTGACCGAGGAGGCCCCGGAGGTGTCCTTCGAGGTCACGGTCAACCGCCTGGCGGCCAAGGAGATGCGTCTTACCACCGCCGGGGTCTCCGACCTTTCCACTCCCCTTTCCGCGGCCACCTTCACCCTGCGCTACCACCTGAGCGACACCTCCTACGAGGACTACACCATCGATTTCGGCGGGGGGACGCTGGAGGATCTGGTGGCGGCCATTAATTCTGCTCAGAGCCGGGTTACGGCCAGCGTCTACTACGATGGATCCTCTTATCGGCTTCTTCTTTCCGAGACCGACGAAGGGGCCTCTACGGTGGAGACCGACACCGTGGGTGGAACTTACGCCATAGAGATCGCCTCCGGGAGTCTTCCCGCAGAGCTCGGGGCCCTGGATACCGCCGTGCTTCAGGAAGGCCGCAACGCCGAAATCCAGATCGGCTCCGGCTCCCCGGTCTATAGCCCCACCAACACCTTCACCAACCTCATGACCGGGGTGGATCTTACGGCCAAGGCCCCGGGCACGGCCCGGGTGGAGATCACCGAGGACTATGACCAGGTGACCTCTTTCCTCAACAATTTCGCCCAGAACTTCAACGCCCTCATGGACAAGATCCGGGAGGTCACGGATGTGGATAAGGGAATCCTCCTCGGGGAAGGCTTTGTGAATACCCTGGAGGGGACCCTTTTCGATCTCCTGGAACCCCTGCGGGAAAAGGGTCTGGTGACCTACGACCCGGACGCCGGGCACATTTCCGTAAACACCGAGACCCTCAATCGCCTCCTCGAGGAAGATCCCTCCGAGGTCCAAAGTGCCCTTTCCACCCTTACTCAGGGCTATACCCGCTATCTTTCTCAGGAGAGCACCTTTCTTCAGGGGCTTTCCAACGAGTATCAGGAGCACCTGGACGATCTCACCGAGCGGGCCCGGGAGATGGAAGAGCGCCTGGCCCAGGAAAGACAGGCCCTTCTTTATACCTATTCCAAGATCGAGGCCTTCATGAACCAGGCCCAGAACACCATCAAGCGGCTTCAGGACTATATCGTAACCCTTTCGGAAATGTACGGAGGGAAAAAATGA
- the flgK gene encoding flagellar hook-associated protein FlgK, translated as MAGISSALNIAKNALLAFQTQVHVTSHNVANVDTEGYSRQRAILSPFPPSPSPVGPIGSGVKIEEIKRYFDAFLEASLNLKRSELGLFSAEETGLKLVENIFNETQDTGLSRLLNDFFSAWQTLSNRAEGFSERRLVVEKGKLLAENLRTKFQALRDLESNIALKLKGVVDRINDLAREIAELNLQITATETGGFKANDLRDQRDRLIAELSKLAPIRYFENKDGAYNVVLGRGFNLVDVDRAWELELAGTRVYWVGHQGERARLTGQEVAGGELGGWLRLIEQISDEWNHEYVSGTRTVIRPDGKPLTEDTTFGDLNIPTGTEFRFQGRDHFGNQVSGVFQVTDPTTQNIRNLLDEIERTFGFTVTAQIEDGRLVLIDQYRGPGELSFQFTQSALDFGRFDDPTQNYRVEELNLVGKLSLFAEELIRTMNQIHSQGVGLKFFSGELEGLYQTDRYLKNLPFFRDLNRTGSLFLWVKDPEGKITPVRVEFNLTADATLEEVAETINQALQARGFDTASSVRALVREGRLVFRSAEGWSFAFSNDTSGILVSAGINTFFSGLDAASIEVHPLLSVHPEYVAAARLDREAWRSAPDLFRTYRSRDAVSAADPVGDSADYELYVRFYDRRGQMVEEQSVTVTSSDTLGEVISKLDQLEGLRAYIDGSGHLVLAIDPNTSKPYAHFELGVTDPQTQGTFLAYLRDHGLWAPQYVKKGSQIFSGLEPLVKPTQYVADLGGRDPTALTFSGTLTVRFFDPEGNPLGSQSFIPTDTNGNGRIDLEDLVTALDGSSKLKAYTDNGKLVIALENPPTGTAYFVLEEDDKARSWGRISLDDGGSPYELTFTAGTLENWLYDKIGNPLDTDPHNAVVDPFRVELTTDQGLIQLVKKYNAVENQKYGLSAEIDTNGRLLVKTTGLYDTASFVLTEAGPQAFATEISSDRYDPESGTFFFITDLPVSGTDTFDTQTLTVTYRRADGTVLTTQTINLNAGDTLNDLLAALNALDADGDGVSDFSAGLDDSGRFYLTIKDPDQDGDGAPDLLRFSLTSDLTSEEGNPVAYLGQRRLAPAGGLLNALQGFDLQPGDNRNALRLADLSQRRLDYLGEASLPDYYASVVAEVGVAGKRVSESKSFLEDLLKQLQLLRDSVSAVSLDEEMANLMKYQQAFAAAAKVLTASDEMLHTLIEAKR; from the coding sequence GTGGCCGGAATCTCCAGCGCCCTCAACATCGCCAAAAACGCCCTTCTGGCCTTCCAGACCCAGGTCCATGTAACCAGTCATAATGTGGCCAACGTGGACACCGAGGGCTACAGCCGCCAGAGGGCCATCCTCTCCCCCTTTCCCCCCTCTCCCTCGCCGGTGGGTCCCATAGGAAGCGGGGTCAAAATTGAGGAAATCAAGCGCTATTTTGACGCCTTCCTTGAGGCCAGTCTCAACCTCAAACGCTCGGAACTGGGACTCTTTTCCGCGGAGGAGACCGGACTCAAGCTGGTGGAAAATATCTTCAACGAAACCCAGGACACTGGCCTTTCACGCCTTCTCAACGACTTCTTTTCCGCCTGGCAGACCCTCTCCAACCGGGCCGAAGGTTTTTCGGAAAGGCGCTTGGTGGTGGAAAAGGGGAAGTTGCTCGCCGAAAACCTGCGCACCAAGTTTCAGGCTTTACGGGACCTTGAAAGCAACATCGCCCTCAAGCTCAAAGGGGTGGTGGACCGCATCAACGACCTGGCCCGGGAGATCGCCGAACTCAACCTCCAGATCACGGCCACGGAGACCGGGGGCTTTAAGGCCAACGACCTCCGGGACCAGCGCGACCGCCTCATTGCCGAACTCTCCAAGCTGGCCCCTATCCGCTACTTCGAAAACAAGGACGGGGCCTACAACGTGGTCCTGGGGCGGGGGTTCAACCTGGTGGACGTGGACCGGGCCTGGGAGCTCGAGTTGGCCGGCACCCGGGTCTACTGGGTGGGACACCAGGGAGAGCGGGCCCGCCTTACCGGGCAGGAGGTGGCCGGAGGGGAGCTCGGGGGCTGGCTGCGCCTGATAGAACAAATCTCCGACGAATGGAACCACGAATATGTCTCCGGGACCCGCACGGTAATTCGCCCCGACGGAAAACCCCTTACGGAGGACACCACCTTCGGGGATCTCAATATTCCCACGGGCACGGAATTTCGCTTCCAGGGCCGGGACCATTTCGGAAACCAGGTAAGCGGGGTCTTCCAGGTCACCGACCCCACCACCCAGAACATCCGGAATCTCCTGGACGAGATCGAACGCACCTTCGGCTTCACGGTCACGGCCCAGATCGAAGACGGCCGCCTGGTCCTCATCGATCAGTACCGGGGGCCCGGGGAACTTTCCTTTCAATTTACGCAGAGCGCCCTCGATTTCGGGCGCTTTGACGACCCCACGCAGAATTATCGGGTAGAGGAACTCAATTTGGTGGGGAAACTCTCCCTCTTTGCCGAAGAGCTAATCCGCACCATGAATCAGATCCACTCCCAGGGAGTGGGCCTCAAATTTTTCTCCGGAGAGCTTGAAGGGCTTTATCAGACCGACCGCTACCTCAAGAATCTCCCCTTTTTCCGCGACCTCAACCGCACGGGGAGCCTTTTCCTTTGGGTAAAGGACCCCGAGGGGAAAATCACCCCGGTGAGGGTGGAATTCAATCTTACCGCAGACGCCACCCTGGAGGAGGTAGCCGAGACCATAAATCAGGCCCTTCAAGCCCGGGGCTTTGATACGGCAAGCAGCGTCCGGGCCCTGGTGCGCGAGGGCCGACTGGTCTTTCGGTCCGCCGAGGGCTGGTCCTTTGCCTTCTCCAACGACACCTCGGGTATCCTGGTCTCCGCCGGGATCAATACCTTCTTTTCCGGGCTGGATGCGGCAAGTATTGAGGTCCATCCCCTCCTTTCGGTCCACCCGGAGTATGTGGCCGCGGCCCGGCTGGATCGAGAGGCCTGGCGCAGCGCCCCGGATCTTTTCCGGACCTATCGCAGTCGGGATGCGGTCTCCGCTGCGGATCCGGTGGGGGATTCCGCGGACTACGAGCTTTACGTGCGGTTTTACGACCGCCGGGGACAGATGGTGGAGGAGCAGTCGGTGACCGTGACCTCTAGCGACACCCTGGGGGAGGTAATCTCCAAGCTTGATCAGCTCGAGGGTCTGCGGGCCTATATTGACGGCTCAGGCCATCTGGTCCTAGCGATCGATCCCAACACCTCCAAACCTTACGCCCATTTCGAGCTGGGGGTGACCGATCCCCAAACGCAGGGGACCTTTCTGGCCTACCTGCGGGACCATGGCCTCTGGGCCCCGCAGTACGTAAAAAAGGGGAGCCAGATCTTCTCTGGACTTGAGCCGCTGGTGAAACCCACCCAGTATGTGGCCGATCTGGGAGGACGCGATCCCACCGCCCTTACCTTCTCCGGGACCCTCACCGTGCGCTTTTTCGACCCCGAGGGGAATCCCTTAGGGAGCCAGAGCTTCATCCCCACGGATACCAACGGAAACGGTCGAATAGACTTGGAAGATCTGGTGACCGCTCTCGACGGCTCCTCCAAGTTAAAAGCCTACACCGATAACGGAAAGCTGGTTATCGCCCTGGAAAATCCCCCGACGGGTACGGCCTATTTCGTTCTGGAGGAAGACGATAAAGCGCGCTCCTGGGGGCGGATCTCTCTTGACGACGGGGGTAGCCCCTACGAACTGACCTTCACCGCGGGGACTCTGGAAAATTGGCTCTACGATAAGATCGGAAATCCCCTGGATACCGATCCTCATAACGCCGTGGTGGATCCCTTTCGGGTGGAACTCACCACCGACCAGGGCCTGATCCAGCTGGTCAAGAAGTACAATGCCGTTGAAAACCAGAAATACGGCCTTTCTGCGGAGATCGACACCAACGGACGCCTTCTGGTAAAGACTACCGGACTTTACGATACCGCAAGTTTCGTCCTCACCGAGGCTGGGCCCCAGGCCTTTGCGACAGAAATCTCCTCTGACCGCTACGATCCGGAGTCCGGAACCTTCTTCTTTATCACCGATCTTCCGGTCTCGGGAACGGACACCTTCGACACGCAGACCCTCACCGTGACCTATCGTCGGGCCGACGGCACGGTCCTGACCACCCAGACCATTAACCTCAATGCCGGAGACACCCTCAACGATTTGCTCGCAGCCCTAAACGCACTTGACGCCGATGGAGACGGGGTTTCCGACTTTTCCGCAGGCCTTGATGACTCCGGCCGCTTTTATCTAACCATCAAGGATCCCGATCAGGACGGAGACGGGGCCCCGGACCTTCTGCGCTTCAGCCTCACCTCGGATCTTACCTCCGAAGAAGGAAACCCCGTGGCTTATCTCGGGCAGCGGCGCCTCGCTCCGGCCGGAGGGCTTTTGAACGCCCTTCAGGGTTTCGATCTCCAGCCCGGAGACAACCGCAACGCCCTGCGACTGGCCGATCTCTCTCAGCGCCGGCTGGACTACCTGGGGGAGGCCAGCCTTCCGGACTACTACGCCTCGGTGGTGGCCGAGGTGGGGGTGGCCGGAAAGCGGGTCTCGGAATCCAAGAGCTTTCTCGAAGACCTCCTCAAACAGCTCCAGCTCCTGCGGGATTCGGTCTCCGCGGTCTCGCTGGACGAGGAGATGGCCAACCTCATGAAGTACCAGCAGGCCTTCGCCGCGGCGGCCAAGGTCCTTACGGCCTCGGATGAGATGCTTCACACCCTGATCGAGGCCAAACGTTAG
- a CDS encoding flagellar basal body L-ring protein FlgH, whose protein sequence is MRWVLPLGLLVLLSACAYRQPEAIVPPPPPEIKEVASGPTKPLSEGSLFSGGGVYFFEDHRARRVGDLVTIKIVEAYQSSQQVANQGARSSGLKAGIGKLLGFEKYAEEHNPRFSASQMFDSSYQYNLNAQSQQSRKTDIKATITARVVKVLPNGNLVVQAKRVVKQDADLEYIVLTGIVRPEDIDTDNTVLSTQLSDVTLEYSGRGPNKEIIRGPGWVAQILHWIWLF, encoded by the coding sequence ATGCGGTGGGTGCTTCCGCTCGGCCTTCTGGTCCTGCTTTCGGCCTGCGCCTATCGGCAGCCCGAGGCCATCGTACCTCCTCCGCCGCCGGAGATCAAAGAGGTGGCCAGCGGCCCCACCAAGCCCCTTTCGGAGGGCTCGCTCTTTTCTGGCGGAGGCGTCTATTTCTTTGAGGATCATCGGGCCCGGCGGGTGGGAGACCTGGTGACCATCAAGATCGTAGAAGCCTATCAGAGCAGCCAACAGGTGGCCAATCAGGGGGCCCGTTCCAGCGGCCTCAAGGCCGGGATCGGGAAACTCCTGGGCTTTGAAAAATACGCCGAGGAACACAACCCCCGCTTTTCGGCAAGCCAGATGTTCGATTCCTCCTACCAATACAATCTCAACGCCCAGAGCCAGCAGAGCCGCAAGACGGACATCAAGGCCACCATCACCGCCCGGGTGGTGAAGGTCCTTCCCAACGGGAACCTGGTGGTGCAGGCCAAGCGGGTGGTCAAACAGGACGCGGACCTGGAATACATCGTCCTTACAGGAATCGTGCGCCCGGAGGACATAGATACGGACAACACCGTGCTCTCCACCCAGCTCTCGGACGTGACCCTGGAGTACAGCGGCCGCGGCCCCAACAAGGAGATCATTCGGGGGCCGGGCTGGGTGGCCCAAATCCTCCACTGGATCTGGCTCTTCTGA
- a CDS encoding flagellin, translated as MRLSLRTLYGGLLSDLEKLTDSLYRYQTQIATGKKYQLPSEAPIELNYALGYRRALADIDRYRESIRETRSFLKTTEGALEGFKKLLERAKTLAIQGANDIQNPSTRQAIARELEGLLEEALALANTQHGDRYVFAGNRPTGYAEGEKPFMLEKETLPDGQVVERVVYHGGQENLYTGYAEGARILEARNGEEALMASDLFGALIALKNTLAHNNVADPAKEVEDIQTQIGRLDRVLNHILEERSDLGARLNHLDLKDQLYQDLHTTLIGNLGEVEEVDYLEAVTRLSARRTAYEAALKAATQTMGLSLVNFL; from the coding sequence ATGCGTCTTAGCCTGCGCACCCTTTACGGGGGGCTCCTTTCGGATCTCGAAAAGCTCACCGATTCCCTTTACCGCTATCAGACCCAGATCGCCACCGGCAAGAAATATCAACTCCCTTCCGAGGCCCCCATCGAACTCAACTACGCCCTGGGTTATCGCCGGGCCCTGGCGGACATCGACCGCTACCGGGAATCCATCCGGGAGACCCGGAGCTTTCTCAAGACCACCGAAGGGGCCCTTGAGGGTTTCAAAAAACTCCTCGAAAGGGCCAAGACCCTGGCCATCCAGGGGGCCAACGACATCCAGAACCCCTCCACCCGTCAGGCCATCGCCCGGGAACTCGAGGGACTCCTTGAGGAGGCCCTGGCCCTGGCCAACACCCAGCACGGAGACCGCTACGTCTTTGCCGGAAACCGTCCCACAGGCTACGCCGAGGGCGAAAAACCCTTCATGCTGGAAAAGGAGACCCTTCCGGACGGCCAGGTGGTGGAAAGGGTGGTCTATCACGGGGGCCAGGAGAACCTTTACACCGGCTACGCCGAAGGGGCCCGCATCCTTGAGGCCCGCAACGGGGAGGAGGCCCTCATGGCCTCGGATCTTTTCGGGGCCCTCATCGCCCTCAAAAACACCCTTGCCCACAACAATGTGGCCGACCCGGCCAAGGAGGTGGAGGACATTCAGACCCAAATCGGGCGCCTGGACCGGGTCCTGAACCACATCCTTGAGGAGCGTTCGGACCTGGGGGCCCGCCTCAACCACCTGGATCTCAAAGACCAACTCTATCAGGACCTCCACACCACCCTCATTGGCAACCTGGGCGAGGTGGAAGAGGTGGACTATCTGGAGGCCGTGACCCGGCTTTCGGCCCGGCGCACAGCCTACGAAGCCGCCCTCAAGGCCGCCACCCAGACCATGGGCCTGAGTCTGGTGAACTTCCTCTAA
- a CDS encoding rod-binding protein, with amino-acid sequence MKVRGSGFTDLYRLEALAHKDPRRALREACREFEAVFLETVLRGLDRTVLRSGLFPESLETRLYRDLYYQELARELSGKGLGLSELLYRRLSQSLPQTLKDSQISTEKGGRRNG; translated from the coding sequence ATGAAGGTTCGGGGAAGCGGATTCACGGATCTTTACCGGCTGGAGGCCCTGGCCCACAAGGACCCCCGCCGGGCCCTGCGGGAGGCCTGCCGCGAATTCGAGGCCGTCTTTCTGGAGACCGTCCTACGGGGCCTTGACCGCACGGTCCTACGCAGCGGCCTTTTCCCCGAGTCCCTGGAGACCCGTCTTTACCGGGACCTCTACTATCAGGAGCTGGCCCGGGAGCTTTCGGGAAAGGGGCTGGGTCTTTCCGAACTCCTCTACCGAAGGCTCTCCCAGAGTCTGCCCCAGACCCTAAAGGATTCCCAAATTTCTACCGAAAAAGGAGGTAGGAGAAATGGCTAA
- a CDS encoding flagellar basal body P-ring protein FlgI — translation MKRTAAILILLLFLSGGLKAARLKDLVSVEGVRANQLVGYGLVVGLKGTGDGDQTKFTVQSVVNMLQRFGIQVPRAQVKLKNVAAVMVTAELPPFVKPGQRLDVLVSSIGDAKSLQGGTLLLTPLQGPDGKVYALAQGPVSIGGFGAAGAGAAVQVNHPTVGRVPGGAVVERAVPVDLNGRDHLLLSFRETDFTTVARAVEAINAALHGPYAQALDGRTLKLVVPKSYQGRAVELLARVGELEIEPDVPARVVIDERTGTVVMGENVRISRVAIAHGNLSVEITERPQVVQPQPFAGGETVVVPRTEIRAKEEKARIVVLEEGASIGELVRALNAVGATPRDLIAVLQAIKAAGALQAELVIL, via the coding sequence ATGAAACGCACGGCGGCGATCCTGATCCTCCTCCTTTTCCTTTCCGGGGGCTTAAAGGCCGCCCGTCTCAAGGATCTGGTAAGCGTGGAGGGCGTAAGGGCCAACCAGCTTGTGGGTTACGGGCTGGTGGTGGGCCTCAAGGGCACCGGAGACGGCGACCAGACCAAGTTCACCGTGCAGTCCGTGGTCAACATGCTCCAGCGCTTTGGCATCCAAGTGCCCCGGGCCCAGGTCAAACTCAAGAACGTGGCCGCGGTCATGGTGACCGCCGAGCTTCCGCCCTTTGTTAAGCCCGGACAGCGTCTGGATGTCCTGGTCTCTTCCATCGGGGACGCCAAGAGCCTCCAGGGGGGGACCCTCCTCCTTACGCCCCTCCAGGGGCCGGACGGAAAGGTTTACGCCCTGGCCCAGGGACCGGTCTCCATCGGGGGCTTCGGGGCCGCCGGGGCCGGGGCCGCGGTGCAGGTCAATCATCCCACCGTGGGCCGGGTGCCGGGAGGAGCGGTGGTGGAGCGGGCCGTACCCGTGGACCTCAACGGCCGGGACCATCTCCTGCTTTCCTTCCGGGAGACGGACTTTACCACCGTGGCCCGGGCCGTGGAGGCCATTAACGCCGCCCTCCACGGGCCTTACGCCCAGGCCCTGGACGGCCGCACCCTCAAACTGGTAGTCCCCAAGAGCTATCAGGGCCGGGCCGTGGAGCTCCTGGCCCGGGTGGGAGAGCTGGAGATCGAGCCCGATGTCCCGGCCCGGGTGGTCATCGACGAGCGCACCGGCACGGTGGTCATGGGAGAAAACGTGCGCATCTCCCGGGTGGCCATAGCCCACGGCAATCTCTCCGTGGAGATCACCGAAAGGCCTCAGGTAGTTCAGCCCCAGCCCTTCGCCGGAGGGGAGACCGTGGTGGTGCCGCGCACGGAGATTCGGGCCAAGGAGGAAAAGGCCCGCATCGTGGTGCTGGAGGAGGGAGCCAGTATCGGGGAGCTGGTGAGGGCCCTTAACGCCGTGGGGGCCACTCCGCGGGACCTCATCGCCGTGCTCCAGGCCATCAAGGCCGCCGGAGCCCTGCAGGCCGAACTGGTGATCCTGTGA
- a CDS encoding flagellar protein FlaG → MRVANEIRVLLPQNEKAHSSSAERIAPEAAQTAWLTSPKGLSRIISAYQREAEGENRSRSPSPEELKRILEELSRRLDPFSKYLKIEIDQDLDIPVVKIVDKETNQVIRQIPPEYLVKLWKNLERFLSGILVNERV, encoded by the coding sequence ATGAGGGTGGCTAATGAGATCCGGGTCCTTCTCCCCCAGAACGAGAAAGCCCACTCCTCTTCGGCCGAGCGGATTGCTCCGGAAGCGGCGCAGACGGCCTGGCTGACGAGCCCCAAAGGCCTTTCCCGGATCATTTCGGCCTATCAGAGGGAGGCCGAGGGCGAAAACCGGTCCCGCTCTCCCTCTCCGGAAGAACTCAAGCGCATCCTGGAGGAGCTTTCGCGGCGCCTGGATCCCTTCAGCAAGTACCTCAAGATTGAGATCGACCAGGATCTGGATATCCCGGTGGTCAAGATCGTGGACAAGGAGACCAACCAGGTCATCCGGCAGATACCTCCGGAATACCTGGTCAAGCTCTGGAAGAACCTGGAGCGGTTTCTCTCGGGGATCCTGGTGAACGAAAGGGTGTAG
- a CDS encoding flagellin, with amino-acid sequence MALRINFNYESAATHTALKANERLMNQSLLRLSTGLRILSAQDDAAGLFIADQLSVVGAGLYQGNQNIQTGLSALRIAENSAGQIFSKLQAIYTRAESAANDINDPNARSSLQQEITNFIDAIKKIATDTEYNGIKLLDGTFKNKYIHYGARKDQVVTVTISDLRAESLGAYTLSGSGAVTSNTGALSSTNFTGTNFTVDSGDSFSVAGQTVLSNTSSTAYLVDAAYIAHQINTNSTLQNAGIEATATNSSTGDTYTGLVTSSVATSGSGTYSDSITVDLKFFVGDQNDLRSVSSPTFSLTGLSPNITLADLVNQINSQAAAVGAPITASADNGHLVLKTSHGETIAVQAEVNWSLSASSATGTYSATLNYTVNLDQIIGSASSFSGTGTVSTTATSSTSGTATYSAIKVGALSIAGVETFQVNFNGVSDTTASAAEGLNLDVSSTAASATFSNLYTIDVSTNEGAEEALLIVKKAIQQVDKARSQIGAVMNNLQSIYDAQKTAYDNTKEAENVIRNVDYAEEMSRFTTFQIRMQSGIAMLAQANQLPQLVLQLLR; translated from the coding sequence ATGGCCCTGAGGATTAACTTCAACTACGAAAGCGCGGCTACACACACCGCGCTGAAGGCCAACGAGCGGCTCATGAATCAGTCGCTCCTGCGCCTTTCCACGGGATTGCGCATCCTTTCGGCGCAGGACGACGCGGCCGGCCTTTTCATCGCCGACCAGCTTTCGGTGGTGGGGGCCGGGCTCTACCAGGGCAACCAGAACATCCAGACGGGTCTTTCGGCCCTGCGCATTGCGGAAAACAGTGCGGGGCAGATCTTTTCCAAGCTTCAGGCCATCTACACCCGGGCCGAGAGCGCGGCCAACGACATCAACGACCCCAACGCCCGCTCCTCTCTCCAGCAGGAGATCACCAACTTCATTGACGCCATCAAGAAGATCGCCACGGATACGGAGTATAACGGGATTAAGCTTTTGGATGGGACCTTTAAGAACAAATATATCCACTACGGAGCCCGGAAGGACCAGGTGGTCACAGTGACCATAAGCGACCTGCGGGCCGAAAGCTTGGGGGCTTATACCCTTAGCGGAAGCGGAGCCGTTACTTCGAACACGGGGGCTCTTTCCAGCACTAACTTTACCGGAACAAATTTTACCGTGGACAGCGGGGATTCTTTCAGTGTGGCGGGCCAGACCGTTTTGAGCAACACGAGCTCCACGGCTTATCTGGTGGATGCAGCCTACATTGCCCATCAAATCAACACCAATAGTACCCTTCAGAATGCGGGAATCGAGGCCACGGCCACCAACAGCAGCACCGGAGATACTTACACCGGCCTGGTGACTAGTAGTGTTGCTACTAGTGGTTCAGGGACTTACAGCGATTCAATTACCGTGGATCTCAAATTCTTTGTTGGAGATCAAAATGATCTCCGGTCTGTTTCCTCACCCACCTTCTCCCTTACCGGTCTTTCCCCCAATATCACCCTCGCGGACCTGGTCAATCAGATCAACAGTCAGGCCGCTGCAGTAGGTGCTCCTATTACCGCCAGTGCAGATAACGGGCACTTGGTCCTCAAGACCTCCCATGGAGAAACCATCGCTGTACAGGCCGAAGTAAATTGGTCCCTCTCAGCTTCCTCTGCTACTGGAACTTATTCTGCTACTCTTAACTATACGGTCAATTTGGATCAGATAATCGGCAGTGCTTCGAGCTTCTCTGGTACGGGTACTGTTTCTACAACCGCTACTTCCTCCACTTCCGGGACAGCCACCTACTCGGCTATTAAGGTGGGGGCCCTGAGCATTGCGGGTGTGGAAACCTTCCAGGTAAACTTCAACGGGGTCAGCGATACCACCGCCTCCGCGGCAGAAGGTCTGAATCTCGATGTTTCTTCCACCGCGGCTAGTGCTACCTTCAGTAACCTCTACACCATTGATGTCTCCACCAATGAGGGCGCGGAAGAGGCTCTCCTCATCGTGAAAAAGGCCATACAGCAGGTGGATAAGGCCCGCTCCCAGATCGGGGCGGTGATGAACAACCTCCAGTCCATTTACGATGCCCAGAAGACGGCCTACGACAACACCAAGGAGGCCGAAAACGTCATCCGGAACGTGGACTACGCCGAGGAGATGAGCCGCTTCACTACCTTCCAGATCCGGATGCAGAGCGGTATCGCCATGCTGGCCCAGGCCAACCAGCTGCCGCAGTTGGTGCTGCAGCTCCTCCGATAA
- the fliS gene encoding flagellar export chaperone FliS, with translation MINRERYLENLVSTANTLRLVILLYDKAVASLKLAAEIMEKPEPSPEEINRKYEALGRAGEILAVLEGTLDLDRGGEIARNLREIYEALSAELLRVTAQDDPETVRRMVKVLSDLREAWAEAEVNLKKEGKLAPEGRSGGRSAGLTATL, from the coding sequence ATGATCAACCGTGAACGTTATCTGGAAAATCTGGTCTCTACGGCCAATACCCTGCGGCTGGTGATCCTTCTTTATGACAAGGCCGTGGCCAGCCTGAAGCTGGCGGCGGAGATTATGGAAAAGCCCGAGCCCTCCCCGGAAGAGATCAACCGCAAGTATGAGGCCCTGGGGCGGGCGGGGGAGATCCTGGCCGTGCTCGAGGGCACGCTGGATCTTGATCGCGGGGGCGAGATTGCCCGCAATCTCCGGGAGATCTACGAGGCCCTTTCGGCCGAACTCCTGCGGGTTACCGCCCAGGACGACCCGGAGACCGTGCGCCGGATGGTGAAGGTGCTCTCCGACCTGCGGGAGGCCTGGGCCGAGGCCGAGGTCAACCTGAAGAAAGAGGGGAAACTCGCCCCGGAAGGGCGGTCCGGTGGAAGATCTGCGGGCCTTACTGCTACGCTGTAA